From Pempheris klunzingeri isolate RE-2024b chromosome 16, fPemKlu1.hap1, whole genome shotgun sequence, a single genomic window includes:
- the LOC139215607 gene encoding probable thiopurine S-methyltransferase yields the protein MLASQANRVMVLGEWEERWQDNRIGFHQAHVNKMLESNIDKVLAGRTGVRFFFPLCGKAVDMKWLADMGHSVVGVDIAEKAIRQFFEESNMTYSEEPVPAIPGAKVYKSSEKNISLYQCDLFNFSSSIEGQFGAIWDRGALVAINPGDREKYAALITSLMTKDCRYLLDTLLYNPELYKGPPFFVPDEQVHSLFGNSCDIEQLQSVDALTDRQQAWGLDYLTETVHLITPKSN from the exons ATGCTGGCATCGCAGGCAAATCGGGTCATGGTACTGGGAGAATGGGAGGAACGCTGGCAGGACAACAGGATTGGCTTCCATCAGGCTCATGTGAACAA GATGCTGGAGAGCAATATTGATAAAGTTCTCGCTGGACGGACAGGAGTTcgcttcttcttccctctctgtgGGAAAGCTGTAGATATGAAGTG GCTCGCAGACATGGGCCATTCAGTGGTTGGGGTGGATATAGCTGAAAAGGCTATAAGACAGTTCTTTGAGGAGAGCAACATGACCTACAGCGAGGAGCCGGTCCCTGCCATACCTGGAGCAAAGGTTTACAAG AGCTCAGAGAAAAATATCTCCCTGTATCAATGTGACCTGTTCAACTTCTCTAG TTCCATTGAGGGTCAGTTCGGGGCAATTTGGGACAGGGGCGCTCTAGTGGCCATCAACCCAGGAGATCGAGAAAA GTATGCTGCTCTCATAACTTCTCTCATGACCAAAGACTGCAGATACCTCTTGGACACTTTGTTGTACAATCCTGAATTATATAAAG GTCCTCCATTTTTTGTGCCTGACGAACAAGTTCACAGCCTGTTTG GGAACAGCTGTGATATTGAGCAGTTGCAGTCAGTGGATgccctgacagacagacagcaggcctGGGGGCTGGACTACCTGACCGAAACTGTACACCTCATCACTCCAAAGAGCAATTAA
- the LOC139216028 gene encoding protein phosphatase 1 regulatory subunit 36, whose amino-acid sequence MAVDIITEHQMIAEALAKKEIAQKKLAVCYFSLIMGLEINQHQHMSYHKGRKSSNSTEWLLHACLYSFFCYVAWVTFGRKDLRDIQEEVGRLLYSDTFNAAVTNRTNGDSGMIFSAVDGSAKMGEADPKEMGRNSTFKHRKSPRRPALGSIVNQRSPLMVCLLPSPKERSPHLFLGSRARRQTPLQADHCDAEALTEELNQQLASVSFGILGKPLREFSHSTLIPCGEQKRDEDNDHEPGSDVNNNSEDHPGIRARGSRSSLMGPKLTGLARNGSTTHLNTRNFASTTEAVTSDTE is encoded by the exons ATGGC TGTAGACATCATCACTGAGCACCAGATGATCGCTGAGGCTTTGGCCAAGAAGGAGATTGCTCAGAAGAAGCTGGCTGTGTGCTACTTCAGCCTAATCATGGGCCTGGAGATAAACCAGCATCAACACATGTCATATCACAA gGGCCGGAAGTCATCAAACAGTACAGAATGGCTGCTACATGCG TGCTTGTACAGCTTCTTCTGTTATGTGGCCTGGGTGACGTTTGGCAGGAAGGACCTGAGGGACATCCAAGAGGAGGTGGGGCGTCTTTTGTACTCAGACACCTTCAACGCGGCGGTGACGAACAGGACTAACGGGGACTCGGGAATGATCTTCAGTGCTGTTGATGGTTCAGCGAAGATGGGAGAAGCTGACCCCAAGGAGATGGGACGTAATAGCACATTCAAGCACAG AAAGTCTCCGAGGCGTCCGGCCCTCGGCAGTATAGTTAATCAGCGATCTCCACTGATGGTGTGTCTGCTGCCGTCGCCCAAAGAACGGTCTCCTCATCTGTTCCTCGGCAGCCGCGCCAGGAGGCAGACCCCGCTGCAGGCAGACCACTGTGACGCTGAGGCCCTGACGGAGGAGCTCAACCAGCAGCTGGCCAGTGTCAG CTTCGGGATTCTTGGCAAGCCATTGAGAGAGTTCAGCCACAGTACCCTGATACCCTGTGGAGAACAAAAAAGGGATGAGGATAACGACCATGAACCAGGAAGTGATGTCAATAACAACAGCGAGGACCATCCTGGCATCCGTGCTCGGGGTAGCAGGTCGTCCTTAATGGGACCCAAGTTGACAGGCCTTGCCAGAAATGGCAGCACCACCCACTTAAACACTAGAAACTTTGCATCTACCACTGAGGCAGTGACCTCAGACACTGAATGA